In Musa acuminata AAA Group cultivar baxijiao chromosome BXJ2-3, Cavendish_Baxijiao_AAA, whole genome shotgun sequence, the following proteins share a genomic window:
- the LOC135607415 gene encoding ERAD-associated E3 ubiquitin-protein ligase HRD1-like, with translation MMRLETYAGFSFLATISAIYYAFSSRGQFYPALVYLSTSKICFVLLLNMCLVIMCIMWQLVKRLFLGSLREAEVERLNEQSWREVMDILFAITIFRQDFSVTFLAMVTALLLIKALHWLAQKRVEYIETTPSVSPLSHMRIVSFMIFLLILDCLFLYNSLRSLIQTRQASVALFFSFEYTILATTTVSTFVKYIFYVSDMLMEGQWERKAVYTFYLELVRDLLHLSLYIFFFLVIFLSYGIPLHLIRELYETFRSFRMRVADYVRYRKITSNMNERFPDATQEELNATDATCIICREEMVTAKKLLCGHLFHVHCLRSWLERQHTCPTCRALVVPPENGQVGSARHHGTPSESNQPVGSATEGTSSQGPSDGAGGANLSRHQARLQAAAMAASLYEKSFSYLPASSFWPSGYASNHMENPHLEAFSGVMKQPTGEAVASGPSLQFNTHPRSIPFPASDSSIASSQTSSSNQDVQLSLLKAHEDVIRSQIQFLQTQLQALEQQAAYQSETSSGDVVPAVADLKGKSVITSDAATSKPDGAHQEESEKV, from the exons ATGATGAGGCTCGAAACTTATGCTGGATTTAGTTTCTTGGCTACCATTAGCGCGATCTACTATGCATTTAGCAGCAGAGGGCAGTTCTATCCTGCCCTGGTCTACCTCTCCACCTCGAAGATATGCTTTGTGCTTCTTTTGAACATGTGCCTGGTCATCATGTGCATAATGTGGCAGTTGGTCAAGCGTTTGTTTCTTGGTTCTCTCAGAGAAGCAGAAGTCGAAAGGCTCAATGAACAATCATGGAGGGAGGTCATGGATATACTATTTGCAATCACCATATTCCGGCAAGACTTTTCTGTTACTTTCCTAGCGATGGTTACAGCTCTTCTCTTGATCAAAGCCTTGCATTGGTTGGCCCAGAAGAGAGTCGAATATATTGAGACAACGCCCTCTGTTTCTCCGCTGTCCCATATGCGGATAGTTTCGTTCATGATTTTCCTCTTAATCCTCGACTGTCTTTTCTTGTACAATTCTTTGAGGTCTCTGATTCAAACTCGGCAAGCATCGGTCGCACTCTTCTTTTCATTTGA ATACACAATCCTAGCGACAACAACCGTATCTACATTTGTGAAGTATATTTTCTATGTAAGTGACATGCTTATGGAAGGCCAATGGGAGAGAAAGGCTGTTTATACATTTTATCTCGAGCTTGTACGGGACCTTCTTCACCTGTCTTTATACATATTTTTCTTCCTAGTCATCTTTCT GAGTTATGGTATTCCATTGCACTTGATCCGTGAGCTGTATGAGACATTTCGCAGTTTCCGAATGCGTGTTGCTGATTATGTTCGTTATCGCAAAATTACATCAAATATGAATGAGCGTTTCCCTGATGCAACACAAGAAGAACTTAATGC AACTGATGCAACATGCATTATATGTCGTGAGGAGATGGTTACAGCCAAGAAATTGCTATGTGGACATCTTTTCCATGTGCATTGTCTAAGGTCATGGCTAGAGCGACAACATACTTGCCCTACTTGCCGAGCTTTGGTTGTCCCTCCTGAAAATGGGCAAGTTGGATCAGCTAGGCATCATGGAACTCCATCAGAATCTAATCAACCTG TTGGATCAGCAACGGAAGGCACATCATCACAAGGTCCCAGTGATGGTGCAGGAGGTGCTAATCTAAGCCGGCATCAGGCAAGGCTTCAAGCTGCTGCCATGGCTGCTTCCTTATATGAGAAATCATTTAGTTATCTTCCAGCAAGTTCCTTCTG GCCTTCAGGTTATGCATCAAATCACATGGAAAATCCTCATTTGGAGGCATTTAGTGGTGTGATGAAACAGCCTACCGGAGAAGCAGTGGCTTCTGGGCCATCGCTGCAATTCAATACACATCCTAGATCTATTCCTTTTCCGGCTTCTGATTCCAGCATTGCCTCCAGCCAGACATCCTCCAGCAATCAAGATGTGCAGCTTTCGCTATTGAAGGCACATGAAGATGTTATCCGTAGCCAGATTCAG TTTCTACAGACACAGTTGCAGGCTTTAGAGCAGCAGGCGGCATACCAGTCTGAGACGTCATCCGGAGATGTAGTTCCTGCCGTCGCTGATCTCAAGGGAAAATCGGTCATCACATCTGATGCTGCCACATCTAAACCTGATGGTGCTCATCAAGAGGAGTCTGAAAAAGTTTAA